The proteins below are encoded in one region of Candidatus Hydrogenedentota bacterium:
- the metG gene encoding methionine--tRNA ligase: protein MSQETNFARTLVTSALPYANGHIHLGHIAGAYLPADIYVRFKRMRGEKVLYVGGSDEYGVAITITAIKEGITPQDVIDRYHTANADAFARLGISYDIYGRTSWPLHADTTQAFFTKMNDQGFITVQEMELWYSPQLDKFLPDRYVKGTCPKCGYADANGDECEACGAQYAAKDLVAPRANIPGDTSSPILRRSKHWFLDLPQFTDKLRDWLDGHPEWRANVRGIAGGWVGDLRPRCITRDLDWGVPIPLDDPDAAGKRIYVWFDAPIGYVTNTRQWGVDRHNDPDHWKQWWKARDTRLIHFIGKDNVPFHAVIFPAMLMAQEDYVLADQVVGNEYLNIFNRRTGQSEKGSKSKGNMISVRWALEHLPVDAVRYYLCAVAPESKDADFDWDDFMNRYNGELCYVVGNFVHRSHTMTVKNFDGKVPEAGEFEADDVAMLDDIGAQADTVAEALENFRFRQAVERFIELGRKANVYFDARQPWVTRKTDPARTGTTLHVCCQVVKGLCRLMAPFLPAGAEKLAATLNIAPPAGGPDGGPDAWADAVERLPAGHVLAPPQVLFPKIDKDRVAELAALHEQGGAG, encoded by the coding sequence ATGTCCCAGGAAACAAATTTCGCGCGCACATTGGTGACCAGCGCGCTGCCCTACGCGAACGGCCACATTCACCTTGGCCACATCGCGGGCGCCTACCTGCCCGCCGACATTTATGTCCGCTTCAAACGGATGCGCGGCGAAAAGGTGCTGTATGTCGGCGGCTCGGACGAGTACGGCGTCGCCATCACCATCACGGCCATCAAGGAGGGGATCACCCCGCAGGACGTGATTGACCGGTACCACACGGCGAACGCGGACGCCTTCGCGCGGCTGGGCATCTCCTACGACATTTACGGGCGCACGTCGTGGCCCCTGCACGCGGACACCACCCAGGCCTTCTTCACCAAAATGAATGACCAGGGATTCATCACCGTGCAGGAGATGGAGCTGTGGTATTCGCCCCAGCTCGACAAGTTCCTCCCGGACCGCTATGTCAAGGGCACCTGCCCGAAGTGCGGCTACGCCGACGCGAACGGCGACGAGTGCGAGGCCTGCGGCGCGCAGTACGCGGCCAAGGACCTGGTGGCGCCCCGCGCCAACATTCCCGGTGACACGTCCTCGCCCATCCTGCGCAGGTCGAAGCACTGGTTTCTGGACCTGCCGCAGTTCACGGACAAACTCCGGGACTGGCTTGACGGCCACCCCGAGTGGCGGGCCAACGTGCGCGGCATCGCCGGGGGCTGGGTGGGCGACCTGCGCCCGCGCTGCATCACCCGCGACCTGGACTGGGGCGTGCCCATTCCGCTGGACGACCCGGACGCGGCGGGCAAGCGCATCTATGTGTGGTTTGACGCGCCCATCGGCTATGTCACCAACACCCGCCAGTGGGGCGTGGACAGGCACAACGATCCGGACCACTGGAAACAGTGGTGGAAGGCCCGGGACACGCGCCTCATCCATTTCATCGGCAAGGACAATGTCCCCTTCCACGCCGTGATTTTCCCGGCCATGCTCATGGCCCAGGAGGACTACGTGCTGGCGGACCAGGTGGTCGGCAACGAATACCTGAACATCTTCAACCGCCGCACCGGCCAGTCGGAGAAGGGCTCCAAGTCCAAGGGCAACATGATCAGCGTGCGCTGGGCGCTGGAGCACCTCCCCGTGGACGCCGTGCGCTACTACCTCTGCGCCGTGGCCCCCGAGTCCAAGGACGCCGACTTCGACTGGGACGACTTCATGAACCGCTACAACGGCGAGTTGTGCTACGTGGTCGGCAATTTCGTCCACCGATCCCACACCATGACCGTGAAAAATTTTGACGGGAAGGTGCCGGAGGCGGGCGAGTTTGAGGCGGACGATGTCGCCATGCTGGACGACATCGGCGCCCAGGCGGACACCGTGGCCGAGGCGCTGGAGAATTTCCGTTTCCGCCAGGCCGTCGAGCGCTTCATTGAACTGGGCCGCAAGGCCAATGTCTATTTCGACGCGCGCCAGCCCTGGGTCACCCGAAAGACCGACCCGGCCCGCACGGGAACCACCCTGCATGTCTGCTGCCAGGTGGTCAAGGGGCTGTGCCGGCTTATGGCGCCCTTCCTGCCCGCGGGCGCGGAAAAACTGGCGGCGACGCTGAACATCGCCCCGCCCGCGGGCGGGCCGGACGGCGGCCCCGACGCCTGGGCCGACGCCGTCGAGCGGCTGCCAGCCGGGCATGTCCTCGCGCCGCCCCAGGTGCTCTTCCCCAAGATTGACAAGGACCGCGTGGCCGAGCTGGCGGCCCTCCATGAACAGGGCGGCGCGGGCTGA
- the groL gene encoding chaperonin GroEL (60 kDa chaperone family; promotes refolding of misfolded polypeptides especially under stressful conditions; forms two stacked rings of heptamers to form a barrel-shaped 14mer; ends can be capped by GroES; misfolded proteins enter the barrel where they are refolded when GroES binds) — translation MPKQLEFGEGARRKVLDGVTKLSAAVKATLGPKGRNVVLDKKWGAPTVTKDGVSVAKEIELEDKYENMGAQMVKEVASKTSDVAGDGTTTATVLAESIFREGLRNVTAGANPMALKRGIDKSVEKIVEKLASMSKQVRNDKDVIKNVASISANSDMEIGNIIAEAMEKVGNDGTITVEEAKGIETTLEVVEGMQFDKGYLSPYFVTDSETMECVLENCYILINEKKISNLKDLLPLLEQIAKSGKPLLIIAEDIEGEALATLVVNKIRGTFQAAAVKAPGFGDRRKAMLEDIAILTGGLCITEDLGRSLESVSMSDLGCAKRVVIDKDTTTIVEGAGSSADIMGRISLIRRQIEDTTSDYDREKLQERLAKLAGGVAVINVGAATEIEMKEKKARVEDALHATRAAVEEGIVAGGGTALLRCQEVIDGLSLEGDEKVGALIVRRALESPLRQLALNAGDEGATVVQNVRAKKGAVGYNAETGEYEDLMKAGIIDPTKVTRTALQNAASIAGLLLTTEVLIADIPEPEKAPMGGPGGGMGGGMGDMY, via the coding sequence ATGCCGAAGCAACTGGAATTCGGAGAAGGCGCACGGCGCAAGGTGCTCGACGGCGTCACCAAGCTGAGCGCCGCCGTGAAGGCCACCCTGGGCCCGAAGGGCCGCAACGTGGTGCTGGACAAGAAATGGGGCGCCCCGACCGTCACGAAGGACGGCGTGAGCGTGGCCAAGGAAATCGAGCTCGAGGACAAGTACGAGAACATGGGCGCCCAGATGGTGAAGGAGGTCGCCTCGAAGACCTCCGATGTCGCCGGTGACGGCACCACCACGGCGACGGTGCTCGCCGAGTCCATTTTCCGCGAGGGCCTGCGCAACGTGACCGCCGGCGCGAACCCGATGGCGCTCAAGCGCGGCATTGACAAGTCCGTCGAGAAGATCGTCGAGAAGCTGGCCTCCATGAGCAAGCAGGTGCGGAATGACAAGGACGTGATCAAGAACGTCGCCAGCATCTCCGCCAACAGCGACATGGAAATCGGCAACATCATCGCCGAGGCCATGGAGAAGGTTGGCAACGACGGCACGATCACGGTCGAGGAGGCCAAGGGCATCGAGACCACCCTCGAGGTGGTCGAGGGCATGCAGTTCGACAAGGGCTACCTGTCCCCCTACTTCGTGACCGACTCCGAGACCATGGAGTGCGTGCTCGAGAACTGCTACATCCTGATCAACGAGAAGAAAATCTCGAACCTGAAGGACCTGCTGCCCCTGCTCGAACAGATCGCCAAGAGCGGCAAGCCCCTGCTGATCATCGCCGAGGACATCGAGGGCGAGGCCCTGGCCACCCTCGTGGTCAACAAGATTCGCGGCACCTTCCAGGCGGCCGCGGTGAAGGCGCCGGGCTTCGGCGACCGCCGCAAGGCCATGCTCGAGGACATCGCGATCCTCACCGGCGGCCTGTGCATCACCGAGGACCTCGGCCGCTCGCTCGAGAGCGTGAGCATGTCCGACCTCGGCTGCGCCAAGCGCGTCGTCATTGACAAGGACACCACCACCATCGTCGAGGGCGCCGGATCGAGCGCGGACATCATGGGCCGCATCAGCCTCATCCGCCGCCAGATCGAGGACACCACCTCCGACTACGACCGCGAGAAGCTCCAGGAGCGCCTCGCGAAGCTTGCGGGCGGCGTCGCCGTCATCAATGTCGGCGCGGCCACCGAGATCGAGATGAAGGAGAAGAAGGCCCGCGTCGAGGACGCGCTCCACGCCACCCGCGCGGCCGTCGAGGAGGGCATCGTCGCCGGCGGCGGCACCGCCCTGCTGCGCTGCCAGGAGGTCATTGACGGCCTCAGCCTCGAGGGCGACGAGAAGGTCGGCGCGCTCATCGTCCGCCGCGCCCTCGAGTCCCCGCTCCGCCAGCTCGCGCTCAACGCGGGCGACGAGGGCGCCACGGTCGTCCAGAACGTCCGCGCCAAGAAGGGCGCCGTCGGCTACAACGCCGAGACGGGCGAGTACGAGGACCTCATGAAGGCCGGCATCATTGACCCCACCAAGGTCACCCGCACGGCCCTGCAGAACGCGGCGAGCATCGCCGGGCTCCTGCTGACCACCGAAGTGCTCATCGCCGACATCCCCGAGCCGGAAAAGGCCCCCATGGGCGGCCCCGGCGGCGGCATGGGCGGCGGCATGGGCGACATGTACTAG
- a CDS encoding DUF2961 domain-containing protein has translation MRFAGLFILASALCCAAVPAETVSLDSLLGEMTNLERLTTLPNPAYVTRQFSSYDRRSTDSAVQDDSNWFANGDRGQVLRAEEGASGTEHVLMEADGPGAVVRFWSANANEGGVVRVYLDGAAEPVLDMPLSAMLGGMVHPFLPPLSGVHSKGWNSYLPIPYAKHCKITVSKHDIYYQINYRTYAPGTEVKTFSMDDVAGLADKLGAVMSGLSEPSTLPLPEDTRIVPFRVEALNPGDSDANVIPPAAPQAIYGMQMRVKTEDLEAALRGCLMELSFDGNAPAVVAPLGDFFGTAPGANAYQSLPSGVLRDGTLYSRWVMPFRETATVTFYNYSGVQLTLEGEAHFRDRPWTDDSLYFHAKWRTVRDLPTRPMVDWNYLTAGGGPGRFAGVMLHITNPVPQWWGEGDEKIYVDGEAFPSHFGTGTEDYFGYAWCSPETFTHAYHNQPRCDGPGNFGQTCVSRFHIMDDIPWTDSFKFDMEMWHWKDPATVSQSVTAYWYAKAGGTDNTPAADRDLLTVPAVAELPGVEGAIEGEAMEVVSVSGGEAAPQEGVWDWSRTAQMWWKGAKPGDKLALGFPVEKAGKYTVTARMTKAKDYGIHQISINGQPAGDPIDFWNRDVTGTDPVSLGVFDLKEGQNLFEVEVKGANEKAIKAHMFGLDYLLLKEE, from the coding sequence ATGCGTTTTGCCGGACTGTTCATCCTTGCGTCGGCGCTGTGCTGCGCCGCCGTTCCCGCGGAGACCGTTTCGCTGGATTCGCTTCTTGGGGAAATGACCAATCTGGAGCGGCTGACCACCCTGCCCAACCCCGCCTATGTCACCCGCCAGTTCTCGAGCTATGACCGCCGCTCGACTGATTCCGCCGTGCAGGACGACAGCAACTGGTTCGCCAACGGCGACCGGGGCCAGGTGCTCCGCGCCGAGGAGGGCGCCTCCGGCACGGAGCATGTCCTGATGGAGGCGGACGGCCCCGGCGCGGTGGTGCGCTTCTGGTCGGCGAACGCGAACGAGGGCGGCGTGGTCCGGGTGTACCTGGACGGCGCGGCGGAGCCGGTCCTTGACATGCCCCTCTCCGCCATGCTCGGCGGCATGGTCCACCCGTTTCTGCCGCCGCTTTCCGGGGTCCACAGCAAGGGCTGGAACAGTTATCTGCCCATCCCCTACGCCAAACACTGCAAAATCACCGTCAGCAAACACGACATTTACTACCAAATCAACTACCGCACCTACGCGCCCGGCACGGAGGTGAAAACCTTCAGCATGGACGACGTGGCCGGCCTCGCCGACAAACTCGGCGCGGTGATGTCGGGCCTCTCCGAACCGTCCACCCTGCCCCTGCCGGAGGACACCCGCATCGTCCCCTTCAGGGTGGAGGCCCTGAACCCCGGCGACTCGGACGCCAACGTGATCCCCCCCGCGGCGCCGCAGGCCATTTACGGCATGCAGATGCGCGTGAAGACGGAAGACCTGGAGGCCGCCCTGCGTGGCTGCCTCATGGAGCTGTCCTTTGACGGAAACGCGCCCGCCGTTGTCGCCCCCCTGGGCGACTTCTTCGGCACGGCGCCCGGCGCCAACGCCTATCAGTCCCTGCCCTCGGGCGTGCTGAGGGACGGCACGCTTTACAGCCGCTGGGTGATGCCCTTCCGTGAAACGGCGACAGTGACTTTTTACAACTATTCCGGGGTCCAGCTCACACTGGAGGGGGAGGCCCACTTCAGGGACCGGCCCTGGACCGATGACAGCCTGTACTTCCATGCGAAGTGGCGCACCGTCCGCGACCTGCCCACGCGCCCCATGGTGGACTGGAACTACCTCACGGCGGGCGGCGGGCCGGGCCGTTTCGCCGGGGTGATGCTCCACATCACCAATCCCGTTCCGCAGTGGTGGGGCGAGGGCGACGAGAAAATCTACGTGGACGGCGAGGCGTTCCCCAGCCATTTCGGCACGGGCACGGAGGACTATTTCGGCTATGCCTGGTGCAGCCCCGAGACGTTCACCCACGCCTACCACAACCAGCCCCGTTGCGACGGCCCCGGCAATTTCGGCCAGACCTGCGTCAGCCGCTTCCACATCATGGACGACATCCCCTGGACGGACTCCTTCAAGTTCGACATGGAAATGTGGCACTGGAAAGACCCGGCCACCGTCTCCCAGTCCGTCACCGCGTACTGGTACGCAAAGGCCGGGGGCACGGACAACACCCCCGCCGCCGACCGGGACCTTCTGACCGTGCCGGCGGTGGCGGAGCTGCCCGGAGTGGAGGGCGCCATCGAGGGCGAGGCCATGGAAGTGGTCTCGGTTTCCGGGGGCGAGGCCGCGCCGCAGGAGGGCGTCTGGGACTGGAGCCGCACGGCGCAGATGTGGTGGAAAGGCGCCAAGCCCGGCGACAAACTGGCGCTCGGCTTCCCAGTGGAGAAGGCTGGAAAATACACGGTCACCGCCCGCATGACCAAGGCCAAAGACTACGGCATCCACCAGATTTCCATCAACGGCCAGCCCGCCGGAGACCCCATTGACTTCTGGAACAGGGACGTCACCGGGACCGACCCCGTGAGCCTGGGCGTCTTCGACCTGAAAGAGGGCCAAAACCTCTTCGAGGTCGAGGTGAAGGGCGCCAACGAGAAGGCGATCAAGGCGCACATGTTCGGCCTGGACTACCTGCTGCTGAAGGAAGAGTGA
- a CDS encoding TolC family protein produces the protein MMKPAPYLIAACAALLLCAFPAFSEPRYPLLERNVRVLESVKDPAYGAPAPETPPGESLLLDAELCAAMAVSRNPQAAAAAARVEEAESVAGVARSVRKPQVKAAAAYNYVDGLETEVFGSSLIRTLLNASDFAPKKGTATAQIGVEQVLYAGGQIRAAIRASEYLARAEEWKKQAELISLAAEARTACYDAMLAGAMIKVAEDSVAVFERHLADARNRLDQGMASRFEILRAETEIRARESDLESARTLERLALLNLRRILHLEEDRPVSLAGELPWNPLDTPVGTLVAEALKDRPELMALDAAMDAARENITVKKGAWLPKAAASLKYQQVAGGGQLAPNGFTVTMGGEWELYAGGKRKHELAGAEAQLRGLEQQRAGVARLVETDVRQAHARALEAVAKIRKEEAALALGEEGLSLAELRFQQGVGIQADTLDAELALTTAKTGLAKALRDYAAALADLDKALGRGLPAAACDGDGENPAP, from the coding sequence ATGATGAAACCGGCTCCCTACCTCATCGCGGCCTGCGCCGCCCTGCTGCTTTGCGCGTTCCCGGCGTTTTCCGAACCCCGCTACCCGCTGCTGGAGAGGAACGTCCGCGTCCTTGAGAGCGTGAAGGATCCGGCCTATGGGGCCCCCGCACCGGAGACGCCCCCCGGCGAGTCCCTGCTTCTCGACGCGGAGCTGTGCGCGGCCATGGCAGTATCGCGCAACCCCCAGGCCGCCGCCGCCGCGGCGCGGGTCGAGGAGGCGGAGTCCGTGGCGGGCGTTGCCCGCTCGGTCCGGAAGCCCCAGGTGAAGGCCGCCGCCGCCTACAACTACGTGGACGGGCTTGAAACGGAGGTTTTCGGGTCCAGCCTGATCAGGACCCTGCTCAACGCCTCGGATTTCGCGCCAAAAAAAGGGACGGCGACCGCGCAGATTGGGGTGGAGCAGGTGCTCTACGCGGGCGGGCAAATCCGCGCAGCCATCCGCGCCTCCGAATATCTGGCCCGCGCCGAGGAATGGAAAAAACAGGCGGAGCTGATATCCCTGGCCGCGGAGGCCCGCACCGCCTGCTATGACGCCATGCTTGCCGGGGCCATGATCAAGGTCGCCGAAGACAGCGTCGCCGTCTTCGAGCGCCATCTCGCCGACGCGCGGAACCGCCTCGACCAGGGCATGGCGAGCCGCTTTGAAATCCTCCGCGCCGAGACCGAAATCCGCGCCCGCGAGAGTGACCTCGAGTCCGCGCGCACCCTGGAGCGGCTGGCCCTGCTCAACCTGCGCCGCATCCTGCATTTGGAAGAGGACCGCCCCGTCTCCCTGGCCGGCGAACTGCCCTGGAATCCCCTCGACACGCCCGTGGGGACGCTGGTCGCGGAAGCGCTGAAAGACCGGCCCGAGCTCATGGCGCTGGACGCCGCGATGGACGCCGCGCGCGAAAACATCACCGTGAAAAAGGGCGCATGGCTGCCCAAGGCCGCCGCGTCGCTCAAGTACCAGCAGGTGGCGGGGGGTGGCCAGCTTGCGCCCAACGGGTTCACCGTCACCATGGGCGGCGAGTGGGAACTGTACGCGGGCGGTAAACGGAAACACGAGCTGGCGGGCGCGGAGGCGCAGTTGCGCGGCCTGGAACAGCAGCGGGCCGGAGTGGCGCGGCTGGTCGAGACGGATGTGCGCCAGGCCCACGCCCGCGCGCTGGAGGCCGTCGCGAAAATCCGCAAGGAGGAGGCCGCACTCGCCCTGGGCGAGGAGGGATTGTCCCTCGCCGAACTGCGCTTCCAGCAGGGCGTGGGCATCCAGGCCGACACCCTGGACGCGGAACTCGCCCTGACCACCGCGAAAACCGGGCTGGCAAAGGCCCTGCGCGACTACGCCGCCGCCCTCGCCGACCTGGACAAGGCCCTCGGGAGGGGCCTGCCCGCCGCCGCCTGCGACGGCGACGGCGAAAACCCGGCGCCATGA
- the groES gene encoding co-chaperone GroES, which produces MKVRPLADRILVKREEPSETVRGGIIIPDTAKEKPQEGKVIAVGAGRLDDDGKRVALEVKVGDRILMGKYSGTEVKIDGEEHIIMREDDVLAVIE; this is translated from the coding sequence ATGAAAGTTCGTCCCCTGGCTGACCGGATTCTGGTGAAGCGTGAAGAGCCCAGCGAGACCGTGCGCGGCGGGATCATCATCCCCGACACGGCCAAGGAAAAGCCCCAGGAGGGCAAGGTGATTGCCGTGGGCGCGGGCCGTCTTGATGACGACGGGAAGCGCGTGGCCCTGGAGGTGAAGGTCGGCGACCGCATCCTCATGGGCAAGTACTCGGGCACCGAGGTGAAGATTGACGGCGAGGAGCACATCATCATGCGCGAGGATGACGTGCTGGCGGTCATCGAGTAA
- the glpK gene encoding glycerol kinase GlpK → MGAFILALDQGTTSSRAIVFDREGAVVSMAQREFEQLFPQPGRVEHRPEDLWATQVAVAAEALSRAGAAPRDVAAIGITNQRETTLVWERATGKPVCNAIVWQDRRTAGLCDQLRADGLEPMFRERTGLLLDAYFSGTKVRWILDHVPGAREAAVRGELAFGTVDSWLVWNLTGGAVHATDPSNASRTLLFNIHTGDWDDDLLAALGIPRSMLPELRDSSGVFGESSPDLFSAPVPVAGVAGDQQAALFGQMCVRPGMVKNTYGTGCFMLLHTGEKAVPSNSNLLTTVAWRINGRLEYALEGSVFIAGAVVQWLRDGLGLVRSAAEIEALARSVPDNGGVYLVPAFAGLGAPHWDPYARGTIAGITRGTTAGHIARAALEGIAFQVADIIDAMAADSGRPVAELRVDGGASANGLLMQFQADLLGAPIVRPRVIETTALGAAYLAGLAAGFWENLDALAGQWREDRRFLPQAEPGARAEWRRGWQKALDRSRGWADA, encoded by the coding sequence ATGGGCGCGTTCATCCTCGCACTGGACCAGGGCACCACGAGCTCGCGGGCCATCGTGTTTGACCGTGAGGGCGCCGTGGTCTCCATGGCGCAGCGCGAGTTTGAGCAGCTTTTTCCCCAGCCCGGCCGGGTCGAGCACCGGCCCGAAGACCTCTGGGCCACCCAGGTGGCCGTGGCCGCCGAGGCCCTCAGCCGCGCCGGGGCCGCCCCGCGCGACGTGGCCGCCATCGGCATCACCAACCAGCGCGAGACCACCCTGGTCTGGGAGCGCGCCACGGGGAAACCCGTCTGCAACGCCATTGTCTGGCAGGACCGGCGCACGGCGGGGCTCTGCGACCAACTCCGCGCCGACGGGCTCGAGCCCATGTTCCGCGAGCGGACGGGCCTCCTGCTGGACGCCTATTTCTCCGGCACCAAGGTCCGGTGGATACTGGACCATGTGCCCGGCGCGCGGGAGGCCGCCGTGCGCGGCGAACTCGCCTTCGGCACGGTGGACTCGTGGCTCGTCTGGAACCTCACGGGCGGCGCGGTCCACGCCACAGACCCCTCCAACGCCTCGCGCACGCTGCTGTTCAACATCCACACCGGCGACTGGGACGACGACCTGCTCGCCGCGCTGGGCATCCCCCGGAGCATGCTCCCGGAGCTGCGCGACTCCAGCGGCGTTTTCGGCGAGAGCTCGCCGGACCTCTTCTCCGCGCCGGTGCCGGTGGCGGGCGTCGCGGGGGACCAGCAGGCGGCGCTCTTCGGCCAGATGTGCGTCCGTCCCGGCATGGTGAAGAACACCTACGGCACGGGCTGCTTCATGCTCCTGCACACCGGCGAAAAGGCCGTCCCCTCGAACAGCAACCTGCTCACCACCGTCGCCTGGCGGATCAACGGGCGGCTGGAGTACGCCCTCGAGGGCAGCGTCTTCATCGCGGGCGCCGTGGTCCAGTGGCTGCGCGACGGGCTGGGGCTGGTCCGCTCCGCCGCCGAAATCGAGGCGCTGGCCCGCTCCGTGCCCGACAACGGCGGGGTTTATCTGGTTCCCGCCTTCGCGGGGCTGGGCGCGCCCCACTGGGACCCCTACGCGCGGGGGACCATCGCGGGCATCACCCGGGGGACCACCGCCGGGCACATCGCCCGCGCCGCCCTCGAGGGAATCGCCTTCCAGGTGGCCGACATCATTGACGCCATGGCGGCGGATTCGGGGCGGCCCGTCGCGGAGCTGCGCGTGGACGGCGGCGCCTCCGCGAACGGCCTGCTGATGCAGTTTCAGGCGGACCTGCTGGGCGCGCCCATCGTGCGCCCGAGGGTCATCGAGACCACGGCGCTCGGCGCGGCCTATCTGGCCGGGCTGGCGGCCGGTTTCTGGGAAAACCTGGACGCCCTGGCCGGACAGTGGCGCGAGGACCGCCGCTTCCTTCCACAGGCGGAGCCCGGCGCGCGCGCAGAATGGCGCCGGGGGTGGCAGAAGGCCCTGGACCGTTCCAGGGGCTGGGCGGACGCATGA
- a CDS encoding cation transporter, giving the protein MGASVLVTGLMLAGKLSAWWITGSAAILSDAAESVVHVLATTVAAYSLWYSEQAPDRRHPYGHGKIAYFSAGFEGALIGVAALGIFFAALRALLLGPQLQEIGLGLLITAVLAAINGCLGVFLVVVGGREHSLVLRANGMHVLTDMWTSLGVVIGVALVWATGWLWLDPVVAAIMGANILYTAAKLLRGAFNGLLDQADPEVSGRIITCLNSAVARGDMEGFHQLRHRQADNILWIEFHAFLPGNMGVAAAHDHVTRVERALTALFPETTTYITTHIEPAHLHDDHPDGHEAPEDPLAAGG; this is encoded by the coding sequence ATGGGCGCGAGTGTGCTCGTCACCGGCCTGATGCTGGCCGGCAAGCTCAGCGCGTGGTGGATTACGGGCAGCGCCGCCATCCTCTCCGACGCCGCCGAGAGCGTGGTCCACGTGCTGGCGACAACCGTCGCGGCCTACAGCCTCTGGTACTCCGAGCAGGCGCCCGACCGGCGCCACCCCTACGGCCACGGCAAAATCGCCTACTTCTCCGCCGGTTTCGAGGGCGCCCTCATCGGCGTGGCCGCCCTGGGCATCTTTTTCGCCGCACTCCGCGCGCTCCTGCTCGGGCCGCAGTTGCAGGAGATTGGACTGGGCCTCCTCATCACCGCCGTCCTCGCCGCCATAAACGGTTGCCTGGGGGTGTTTCTGGTCGTTGTGGGGGGCAGGGAACACTCCCTGGTCCTCCGCGCCAACGGCATGCACGTCCTCACCGACATGTGGACCAGCCTCGGCGTGGTCATCGGCGTGGCCCTGGTCTGGGCCACCGGCTGGCTCTGGCTAGACCCCGTCGTGGCCGCCATCATGGGCGCGAACATCCTGTACACCGCCGCCAAACTCCTGCGCGGCGCCTTCAACGGGCTTTTGGACCAGGCCGACCCGGAAGTCTCCGGACGAATTATCACCTGCCTCAACAGCGCCGTGGCAAGGGGCGACATGGAGGGCTTTCACCAGCTCCGCCACCGCCAGGCGGACAACATCCTCTGGATTGAGTTCCATGCCTTCCTGCCCGGCAACATGGGCGTCGCCGCCGCGCACGACCACGTCACCCGCGTCGAGAGGGCGCTGACCGCGCTCTTCCCCGAGACCACCACCTACATCACCACCCACATCGAGCCCGCCCATCTCCATGACGACCACCCGGACGGCCACGAGGCCCCCGAAGACCCCCTGGCCGCCGGGGGGTAA
- the rlmB gene encoding 23S rRNA (guanosine(2251)-2'-O)-methyltransferase RlmB gives MGRIPVLECLRAGRRRPLRLHVLASARGLDDILAAARGVPVVQADRAELDRLAEGGVHQGVVLHAGPLPLHDLDRWLDRLNARDAFVVLLDSIEDPRNFGAIVRSAAACGAAAVVFARDRAAPLSPAAFKTAAGAMEHVDLVQVTNLSRAVQTLQKSGFWVAALDADAEKSLWEADLTGRMALVVGNEGEGIRRLVRERCDYALSIPLTGAISSLNASVSAGIALAECRRQRWLKDRPAGK, from the coding sequence ATGGGGCGCATCCCCGTGCTGGAATGCCTGCGCGCGGGGCGGCGCAGGCCCCTGCGCCTGCATGTGCTCGCCTCGGCGCGGGGATTGGACGACATTCTCGCGGCGGCCCGCGGCGTGCCCGTGGTCCAGGCGGACCGCGCCGAACTGGACCGGCTGGCGGAGGGCGGCGTCCACCAGGGCGTGGTGCTCCACGCGGGACCGCTCCCCCTGCACGATCTGGACCGGTGGCTGGACCGCCTCAACGCCCGCGACGCCTTTGTGGTGCTCCTGGACAGCATCGAGGACCCGCGCAATTTCGGCGCCATTGTCCGCTCCGCGGCGGCCTGCGGCGCGGCGGCGGTGGTCTTTGCGCGGGACCGAGCCGCCCCGCTCTCGCCCGCCGCATTCAAGACCGCGGCGGGTGCCATGGAACATGTGGACCTGGTCCAGGTGACCAACCTGTCCCGCGCCGTGCAGACCCTTCAAAAATCGGGGTTCTGGGTGGCCGCGCTGGACGCCGACGCGGAAAAGTCCCTCTGGGAGGCCGACCTCACGGGGCGCATGGCCCTGGTCGTCGGAAACGAGGGCGAGGGCATCCGCCGTCTGGTCCGTGAACGCTGCGACTACGCCCTCTCGATACCCCTGACCGGGGCCATCTCCAGCCTGAACGCCTCCGTCAGCGCGGGCATCGCCCTCGCCGAATGCCGCCGCCAGCGCTGGCTCAAAGACCGCCCCGCCGGAAAATAA